The Setaria italica strain Yugu1 chromosome IX, Setaria_italica_v2.0, whole genome shotgun sequence genome has a window encoding:
- the LOC101781606 gene encoding uncharacterized protein LOC101781606, translating to MGRVSCFTGLLGGRRKASKGKNKGAYARRVNGNDCPKVKPVEFLDMADTVDVSRRGDNVPACNSKFVVGSATGLARRGSGENGDKAAIKRGCSSGADLVVVAGAGSSGYDSNGTGKSAKSIEPDAGESSSVGRMFPTPTASPKLKRSCSNIETTTRSSAPPKGFEFDLPAKSRSDNDLNAVPPARSTTPSGAPDASPAASVRTSCSADRVMLKKRSSRQVLPSRSRRLWWQLFLWSHRNLHRAGAAMPALPSAAEAPHQHDGYTSDTLDAITVATADAKDKDAAAVEEDPIPSQWVAFSAEASSPLDRVSAWVNSLGDGSFHAVDEEEDAMEHDVAAVARPQPQCSEIVELPAAGKRHNPQARRRAADEAANQASSIVHTLNVFSSVAHISGMGLKAVPAIAAFSTLRAVNLSGNLIVQVAPGSLPKGLHSLDLSRNKIATIEGLRELTKLRVLNLSYNRISRIGHGLSGCTAIRELYLAGNKISDVEGLHRLLKLAVLDVGFNRITTAKSLGQLVANYASLRALNLLGNPVQAATGDDTLRRAVSGLLPRIEYLNRQAVKPQRAREVAKDSVAQAALGNGGGWSSRRRTARRVTQSPGPSSRSRGRDGGSSRRASRSRSKTRRNQGTSLSISRR from the exons ATGGGCAGGGTGAGCTGCTTCACCGGCCTGCTCGGCGGCAGGAGGAAGGCATCGAAG GGTAAGAACAAGGGCGCATACGCCAGGAGAGTTAATGGCAATGACTGCCCCAAGGTGAAGCCGGTGGAGTTCTTGGACATGGCGGACACTGTCGACGTCAGCAGACGCGGCGACAACGTCCCTGCATGCAACAGTAAGTTTGTCGTTGGCTCAGCCACAGGGTTGGCACGCCGTGGCAGTGGCGAGAACGGCGACAAGGCCGCAATTAAGAGGGGCTGCTCGTCTGGCGCtgacctcgtcgtcgtcgccggcgccggctcgtCCGGTTACGACAGCAACGGAACAGGCAAAAGCGCCAAGAGCATCGAGCCGGACGCCGGCGAGTCCTCCAGCGTCGGCCGCATGTTCCCGACGCCGACTGCGTCGCCGAAGCTGAAGCGCTCGTGCTCCAACATCGAGACGACGACGAGGTCGTCCGCGCCACCGAAAGGGTTCGAGTTCGACCTGCCGGCGAAGTCGCGCTCCGACAACGACCTGAACGCCGTGCCTCCCGCGAGGTCGACCACCCCCAGCGGCGCGCCGGACGCGAGCCCGGCGGCGTCCGTGAGGACGTCGTGCTCCGCCGACCGCGTCATGCTGAAGAAGCGGTCGTCGAGGCAGGTGCTCCCGTCCCGGAGCCGGAGGCTGTGGTGGCAGCTGTTCCTGTGGAGCCACCGCAACCTGCaccgcgcgggcgcggccatGCCCGCGCtgccgtcggcggcggaggcgccgcacCAGCACGACGGGTACACGTCCGACACGCTGGACGCGATCACCGTGGCCACCGCGGACGCGAAGGacaaggacgccgccgccgtggaggaggacCCGATACCGAGCCAGTGGGTCGCCTTCTCAGCGGAGGCCTCGTCGCCGCTGGACCGGGTCAGCGCGTGGGTGAACAGCCTCGGGGACGGCTCGTTCCACGCcgtcgacgaggaggaggacgccatggagcacgacgtcgccgccgtcgctcgcccGCAACCGCAATGCTCTGAGATCGTGGAGCTGCCCGCGGCCGGCAAGAGGCACAACCCGCAagcgaggcggcgcgcggcggacgAGGCCGCCAACCAGGCGAGCAGCATCGTGCACACGCTCAACGTGTTCTCCTCCGTCGCCCACATCTCCGGCATGGGGCTCAAGGCCGTCCCGGCGATTGCCGCGTTCTCCACCCTCCGGGCAGTCAATCTGTCTGGCAACTTGATTG TTCAAGTCGCCCCCGGATCGTTGCCCAAAGGCCTGCACTCGCTCGATCTGTCGAGGAACAAGATCGCCACCATCGAGGGGCTACGGGAGCTGACGAAGCTGCGCGTGCTCAACCTCAGCTACAACCGGATCTCACGGATCGGGCATG GCTTGTCGGGCTGCACGGCGATCAGGGAGCTGTACCTGGCCGGGAACAAGATCAGCGACGTGGAGGGGCTGCACCGCCTGCTGAAGCTGGCCGTCCTGGACGTGGGCTTCAACCGGATCACCACCGCCAAGTCCCTGGGCCAGCTCGTGGCCAACTACGCCTCGCTGCGGGCGCTCAACCTGCTGGGCAACCCGGTGCAGGCCGCCACCGGCGACGACACGCTCCGGAGGGCCGTGTCCGGCCTCCTCCCGCGGATCGAGTACCTCAACAGGCAGGCCGTGAAGCCGCAGCGCGCTCGGGAGGTGGCCAAGGACAGCGTCGCGCAGGCCGCGCTCGGGaacggcggcgggtggagctcgcggaggcggacggcgcggcgggtCACCCAGAGCCCCGGGCCGTCGAGCAGGAGCCGGGGCAGGGACGGGGGCAGCAGCCGCAGGGCCAGCAGGAGCAGGTCCAAGACGAGAAGGAACCAGGGCACCAGCCTCTCGATCTCGAGGAGGTGA